Proteins from a genomic interval of Quercus lobata isolate SW786 chromosome 11, ValleyOak3.0 Primary Assembly, whole genome shotgun sequence:
- the LOC115968267 gene encoding F-box protein At5g07610, translated as MLTTNYGSSSAETIANNEDLVTQILIRVPVKPLLRFKCVSKHWLSLISSSHFCHHHNQNQNHNQNQSQNQNHHPTSLSAVILRRNPSLFQLVPLKPTKTTTTAPPFTSLHFINQNSPSNIKILNSCHGLFLCRSVQEKNNIIHQNKHHCYHVCNFTTKQSTTLPSIKSFSPNEPISIFGFTLAFEPSKSPHYQVVCVRSTNVSVYYYQIEVYSSKTRTWRTSGSPFVAPFDIVFDNGVYCNGAVHWISPSGSALYFDIEREKVEKMPRLVESRGKRRSRYFGESNGHLHLVDICGVRTTKFKVFEMERDYSKWFVKYEVDLDEIVATFPEMVKDYLDPCDSYYYAFVIVFVVRNENEEESSLLLHIPGKIISYNFRDKSFKKVCDLTRIRNENKSSLQFGWLDAYQFVETLACV; from the coding sequence ATGCTCACCACCAACTATGGCTCATCATCGGCTGAAACAATCGCAAACAACGAGGATCTGGTGACCCAGATCCTGATTCGTGTACCCGTCAAGCCTCTCCTTCGTTTCAAATGCGTTTCAAAGCATTGGCTTTCCTTGATCTCCAGCTCTCATTTCTGTCACCACCACAACCAGAACCAGaaccacaaccaaaaccaaagccaaaaccaaaaccaccaCCCCACTTCTCTCTCCGCCGTCATCCTCCGCCGGAACCCATCACTCTTCCAATTGGTTCCTCTCAAACCCACTAAAACTACCACCACCGCTCCCCCCTTCACTTCTCTCCATTTCATCAACCAAAACAGCCCTTCAAATATCAAGATTCTAAACTCTTGCCACGGCTTGTTCTTGTGCCGTAGTgtccaagaaaaaaacaacATCATTCACCAAAACAAACACCATTGTTACCACGTGTGTAATTTCACAACCAAACAATCCACAACGCTTCCTAGTATTAAGAGTTTTAGTCCCAACGAACCCATTTCGATATTTGGGTTTACCTTAGCTTTCGAGCCTTCTAAGTCACCGCACTACCAAGTTGTCTGCGTTCGGAGCACTAATGTTTCTGTGTACTATTACCAAATCGAAGTATATTCCTCCAAGACTCGAACTTGGAGAACTTCTGGGTCTCCCTTTGTTGCTCCATTCGATATAGTGTTCGATAATGGGGTGTATTGTAACGGTGCAGTTCATTGGATTTCTCCATCTGGGTCTGCTttgtattttgatattgaaagagagaaagtcGAGAAAATGCCGAGGCTTGTTGAAAGTCGGGGTAAAAGAAGGTCCAGATATTTCGGAGAGTCTAATGGGCATTTGCATCTTGTTGACATATGTGGAGTTCGGACTACCAAATTCAAAGTTTTTGAAATGGAGAGGGACTATTCTAAGTGGTTTGTGAAGTATGAGGTTGATCTTGATGAGATCGTGGCTACATTTCCTGAGATGGTGAAGGACTATCTTGATCCTTGTGACTCTTATTATTATGCATTCGTTATAGTTTTTGTTGTTCGGAATGAGAATGAGGAGGAGTCATCACTCTTGTTGCATATACCTGGTAAGATCATATCTTATAATTTTAGGGACAAGAGTTTTAAGAAGGTTTGTGACTTGACTCGCATTCGCAACGAGAATAAGAGTTCTTTGCAATTTGGGTGGTTGGATGCATATCAATTTGTTGAGACTTTGGCATGTGTTTGA
- the LOC115968266 gene encoding serine carboxypeptidase-like 18: MIQFRNGLLLLLLLLLGLVVAISATNSSTIVTSLPGYTGDLPFTLETGYIGVGDNETVQTFYYFIESQRSPTRDPLMLWMTGGPGCSSIAGFMFESGPITFTLGDYNGSLPTLKDNPWAWTQSLNIIYMDGPVGAGFSYSESLDAYYSDDYQFAAQTHEFLRKWLELHPQFLENQIYIGGDSYSGIPIPIIVQNIVIANEAGSLPLINIRGYVLGNPVTDGYTDVNARITYAHRLSLISDALYESAKNSCDSNYVNIDPSNYQCVSDVAAIDALTSDINLVQILEPYCSNAVPEPNEDVESVRRFLTKVSSPTTVSSPTSTHWCRSYNHMLCYVWANEKSVQEALGIRPGTKHFWQYCNTTLAYTKSVTNVVSYHRNLTNADMRLLVYSGDHDMSIPHIGTQQWISSLGLTTDESWRVWSVNGQTAGYTKKLIDTTFTLNYVTVKGAGHFAAEYMVKECAAMIDRWLAYFPI; encoded by the exons ATGATTCAATTCAGAAATGGGTtgcttctacttcttcttcttctattggGTTTAGTAGTAGCAATCTCAGCCACAAACTCCTCAACAATTGTCACTTCTCTACCTGGTTATACCGGTGACCTTCCATTCACCCTTGAAACTGG ATACATTGGTGTAGGCGATAATGAGACCGTGCAAACATTTTACTACTTCATTGAGTCCCAAAGGAGCCCTACACGAGACCCTCTGATGTTATGGATGACTGGAGGCCCTGGTTGCTCTAGTATCGCTGGTTTTATGTTTGAAAGtg GTCCAATAACCTTCACACTTGGAGATTACAATGGAAGCCTACCAACACTTAAAGATAACCCATGGGCATGGACGCAG AGTctcaatattatatatatggatgGACCAGTTGGTGCTGGATTCTCTTATTCAGAAAGCTTAGATGCCTATTATTCGGATGATTACCAATTTGCGGCACAAACTCATGAGTTTCTAAGAAAG TGGTTGGAATTGCACCCtcaatttttggaaaatcaaaTCTATATTGGTGGTGACTCATATTCTGGCATACCTATTCCAATAATTGTGCAAAATATAGTGATAG CTAATGAAGCTGGAAGCTTGCCACTAATAAATATCAGA GGATATGTGCTTGGGAACCCAGTGACAGATGGATACACGGACGTGAATGCAAGAATCACTTATGCTCATCGTCTGTCACTCATATCAGATGCACTCTATGAG TCAGCCAAAAATAGTTGCGACAGCAATTATGTAAATATAGATCCTAGCAATTATCAGTGCGTATCAGATGTTGCTGCTATTGACGCG CTGACAAGTGACATAAATTTGGTACAAATTTTGGAACCATATTGTAGCAATGCAGTCCCAGAACCAAATGAAGATGTAGAGTCGGTTCGAAGATTTCTCACAAAAGTTTCTAGTCCTACAACAGTTTCTAGTCCTACTTCTACACATTGGTGTCGT AGCTATAATCATATGCTCTGCTACGTCTGGGCGAATGAGAAAAGTGTCCAAGAGGCTCTTGGTATTCGACCG GGGACGAAACACTTTTGGCAATACTGTAATACCACCTTAGCTTACACCAAGTCTGTCACTAATGTTGTTAGCTATCATCGAAATCTCACCAATGCCGACATGCGACTTCTGGTATACAG TGGTGATCACGACATGTCAATTCCACACATTGGCACGCAACAATGGATATCGTCTCTTGGTTTGACTACAGATGAGAGCTGGAGAGTATGGTCTGTTAATGGTCAAACTGCAGG GTACACAAAGAAGTTGATCGACACAACTTTCACTTTGAATTACGTGACTGTAAAG GGAGCAGGCCACTTTGCTGCAGAATACATGGTTAAGGAGTGTGCTGCCATGATAGATAGGTGGCTGGCCTATTTCCCTATTTAA